The window GAATCAAAGGGCATGTTTATTCCATGTGTCCCCACCACTCCGCAGCAGTATCCACTGGCCCTACCCACATCCTGGCAGCCACAAGACTGCTGTGTCCCCCCGCCCGAGACTCTCATCATCTCTGGCTTTTGAGCGTCTCGTCCCCCTGTGTGCATACCCATGAGAGCTCGTGTGTTCAGTAGCCATCAGGCCCCTGTCAGCGCTGAGCCCTGTGGGTGGAGGCGGGCCCAGGTGGGGACACGAGCCCCACCCACTCACCGTGTCCTCATGCATGTTCCTCTCGTGTTCCAGGGGAGTTACCTCGCGCACACCCAGGGGAAGAAACATCAGACCAACTTGTAAGTACCTGGCACCCCTTCCCATGCCTGCTGTCCCCCTCACCTCACATCTCCAAGGTCGGCTGGGGATGGGGCGCTCCTGGCGTCTGGGGCTGTGGCCTTGATGGCCTGTGAGGAGGGGCCTCAACACTGTGTCCGTCCCGCCTGCAGGGCCCGGCGAGCGGCCAAGGAGGCCAAGGAGGCCCCCGCCCAGCCAGCACCGGAGAAGGTCAAGGTAGAAGTGAAGAAGTTTGTGAAGATCGGCCGCCCGGGCTACAAAGGTAACTGTCGATGGCCTTGGCGGGCAGTCCCTCACCGACCCCCAGCTTCACCAGTGGCCTCAGCTTCCGTTAGAGGCTTCCTGCCCTGAGGGCGGGGGCCATAGTATCTTCTCTGCTCTTTATACTCCTAGCAGAGGTGGGTGCGTGGGTGGGAGGGGTCTGCAGGCCCTAGTGTAGTCCTCTCCTCTGATCTTAGAACTGAGTGCTGGCGCTTTTTCACCTGGAGAGAGAGTAAGGGAAAGGGCCAGCAGCTGCAGAGGATCAGGTTGctaaggaggaggggaaggcaggcCTCCTTGCAGGTGTTCTTGCTGAAGTGGGCATACCCTGTGTATGGCTGGCGTTTCAGACAAGATATGGCTCGGGAACGCCCTGGAGTGGAGGGCCTTCAAGTGGTAGGGCTTGGTGAGCCAGGGCGAGGATGGCACTACCCCCAGAGAGGCCACCACAGGCCTTTTGGTCAGTCTGGGTCATCTGGCCTCTTCCTGAGTGTGGCAGGGAGACACTAAGTGCCTGAGGGGCATATGAAGGGCCCCAGAGCTGTGTGGAGAGCAGCCCAAAGCCACAGAGCTAGGAAGTGATGGGCACCTGCTCCCAGAAGGTCTGGTGAACGGGGATGGGCAGTGGGGAGCCCAGCCTCTGCCCTCACCCAAGTGATATCAGGCAGGTGGCACCTGGGGCACAGCCCTCCCACCCTTGGGCCGATAACTGCTAGTTGCCCAGCAGGGTGACTTCCCCCCACCTGCCAAGCCAGCTCTCCCATTCATGGGTGACATTAGGCCAGTCCTAGGACCCCATTACTGGACCTGACATCTTCCTGTATTGCAGTAACCAAGCAGAGGGATACAGAGATGGGCCAGCAGAGCCTCCTTTTCCAGGTGAGCACAGGCCGGGAACCCTTTGTCCTGAGGGGAGGGGCCCCTGAGAGGCAGTGCTGTCACTGGCCATGTCCCTGCAGATCGACTACCCCGAGATTGCCGAGGGCATCATGCCCCGACACCGCTTCATGTCTGCCTACGAGCAGAGGATCGAGCCCCCAGACCGGCGCTGGCAGTACCTACTCATGGCTGCTGAGCCCTATGAGACCATCGCCTTCAAGGTAGTTCGCTGGGACCCCGGAGGGTCCTGCAGGGTCTGCTCCATCCAAGCAGCTGGCCCCGGCCCACACCAGGTGCCCCCTCTGTGCCCTTGCCTCCTGAGGGTTGTCAGAAGATGATGCAGAGCGAGGGCAGGGGTTGGGTGTCCACCGTGAATCAGAGACCCTGGCGTGGCCCCAGCAGTGAGGTGGCCCTGTTACCAGGCTGTACTGGGACTCTGTGACCTCGTCCTATCATCAGATAATGTTGACGAGACAGGGTAGATTGCAGCTTTCCTGGGTGGCAGGGCTGCTAAGCAGTGGAGCAAGAATGTCAGCTGTCACCCCCACATCAGACCCTGTTCCCTCACAGAAGGGCCTCCTGGGCCAGGCCATCTCATGGTCCTGAGGGCCTGTCTCTGCCCCTCTACCCCACACAGGTGCCAAGCAGGGAAATAGACAAGGCTGAAGGCAAGTTCTGGACTCACTGGAACCGGGAAACCAAGCAAGTGAGTCACTCCATGTCCACGCAGTTCCCCATCCTTCTCCCAACCCAAGGCCTCTAGGACCCTGCTCAGTTCTTCCTGTCTGTCCAGTTTTTCCTCCAGTTTCACTTCAAGATGGAGAAGCCGCCAGCCCCACCAAGCCTTCCCGCTGGGCCTCCTGGGGTGAAacggcccccacccccactgatgAATGGCCTGCCCCCTCGCCCGCCACTACCAGAGtcgctgcccccgcccccaccaggaGGCCTGCCCCTGCCACCGATGCCGCCCAGCGGGCCTGCACCCTCAGGACCCCCAGGCCCTCCTCAGCTGCCCCCACCAGCTCCTGGGGTCCACCCACCAGCACCAGTGGTCCACCCACCAGCCTCTGGGGTGCATCCCCCTGCTCCTGGGGTCCATCCCCCAGCTCCTGGGGTCCACCCCCCAGCACCAGTGGTTCACCCACCAGCATCTGGGGTCCACCCCCCAGCTCCAGGGGTCCACCCTCCAGCCCCAGGAGTCCACCCTCCTGCTCCGGGAGTCCACCCTCCAGCCCCAGGGGTCCATCCTCCCCCATCTGCTGGCGTTCACCCCCAGGCACCAGTGGTGCACCCACCAGCTCCTGCAGTTCACCCCCAGGCTCCGGGGGTGCacccaactcctgcagttcaccccCAGGCTCCAGGGGTCCACCCACCAGCTCCCGGGGTCCACCCACCAGCCCCTGGGAtccacccccagcctcctgggGTCCACCCCCCTCCTCCTGGGGTCCATCCTCCGGCTCCTGGGGTCCATCCCCAGCCACCTGGGGTGCACCCCTCAAATCCTGGGGTGCATCCCCCAACACCCATGCCCCCGATGCTGAGGCCCCCACTACCCTCCGAAGGCCCTGGGAacattcctccccctccccccaccaactGAAAAGCCACCCCTATCCTAGCAAGTCTGGTTTGGTTTTCCTGGGTTTTGCCCTCAGAGTAGAGTTTTTTTGTACTGGGCTAGGTGTCCCCATTAAAGAGTCTGCTGACCCTGAACTGGACTGCTGTGTCAACCTGTGGGCGGTCAGCACCTGCTTGCTGTGGGTGAACACACGCGGCTGCTTTCCACTACCATAAGGGGGTGTCAGGGTCCCACCTGCACCACAGTGGGTAGCCCCTGGTGTCTCTGTGCCCTGGAGACCCTTGGGCGAGGACAGACCCTGTGGGCCAGCAGAGTGTGGGATGGTTCTCTGGGAAAACAGCAGAGTGAAGAAGGCTGTTCACTCTCCTTGGGGGTCTCTGTGGGCCTCAGAGGTAGGGTGAGCAAGCACGTGGGGTCACTGGGGGCCAGACCCGCCTACCCGGTGTGAAGTGTCATCCCCCTTGGGGCTGGCACCCGAATCCTCCTGGGGCAGGGTCTCCACACCTCGCCCTCCCACACCCCCAGGCTGTTGATCGCCTGGCTGTCTGGGCCATGCACTCCTGCTCACATTCCTGCTCTGGGGAGGGGGAAGATTTGTCAAGGACAGTCTGACAAATGGGTCACAGGCCACACACACTGTATCGCTGCTCAGGAGATAGGCAGGCACGTTGGAACAGAAGGGGCTTTGAGAAGGCCGTAGGCCTCCCAGGCTCACAGCAGGCACCAGCCTTCAAGGTCATGTCCCAGGAGGAGATAGGGACCGCCCTGCACCACAAACAGCTCTGCTCCCTCTTATAAAGTAGGGCAGCCCAGCCCCTGGAAGCTCCCAGGATGCCCGgtccatctctctctctggccCTGGTGCTGTCAGCCATGGGGGCTCTGCTGAGGCCAGGGACCCCCAGGGAAGAGGTCTTCAGCACCTCAGCCTTGCCCAGGGAGCAGGCCACAGGCAGCGGGGCACTCATCTTTCAGCAAGCCTGGGACTGGCCACTCTCCAGTCTCTGGCTGCCAGGCAGCCCTCTGGACCCCCTGTGCCTGGTGACCCTGCATGGGAGTGGCAACGGGAGCAGGGCCCCCCTGCGGGTGGTGGGGGTCCTGAGCAGCTACGAGCAGGCCTTCCTGGAGGCTGTGCGGCGCACCCACTGGGGCCTGAGTGACTTGACCACCTTCGCAGTGTGCCCCGCTGGCAACGGGCAGCCTGTGCTGCCCCACCTGCAGCGGCTGCAGGCATGGCTGGGGGAGCCCGGGGGGCGGTGGCTGGTGGTCCTGCACCTGGAGGAAGGTATGtgttggggctggggtgggaggccaGGCTCTAGTGCCCTCCTCCCAAGACCAGGGGACTGCAGAGCCCCCAGCCCAGACCCCTCCCCAGTCTCAGGAAGTGGAAGCTAATGGCCAGAGGTGGGTCACTGTATCTTTGCTTGTTCGGGGCCAGAAGttctccagctcccagccacccctctccccatgcAGTGCCTGGGGGAGGCGGGTGTGGGGGCTAACACCTTGTTCACCTACCTGGGAGCtacagggtggggggtggaggagggaggcagatCAGTGCAGCCTGATGGTCCAGCAGAGGAGTGCCTCTCCTTCCATACTGGGTAGCAAGAGGTTCCTGTTCCAAGGGGCCACTGTCCTCAGACCCACTACCAGAAGTCCCCCAGGAGCTCTCCAGCCTAGAACCCCCAAGGGCTCAGGAAACACAGGTGGCAGCCCCACCGCCCACCCCATCCATCACTTGTAGGCCACTCCtgccccagggaagccaggaacCAGCGTCAAACCTCTCTCACCAGGTTCCCCCAGGCTTCAGTTGGGGTGGGGTCTCCCTCCTATGGAGGGGACAGGCTTGGGGGAGGGGCTCGGGCTTCCGTGGCTCAGgtgtctcccttcttcccttgtcCCGGCCGCAGTGACGTGGGAGCCAACACCCTTGCTGAGGTTCCAGGAGCCTCCGCCTGGAGGAGCCAGCCCCCCAGAGCTGGCGCTGCTGGTGGTGTACCCAGGGCCTGGCCTGGAGGTCACTGTCACCGGGGCTGGGCTACCTGGCACCCAGGTACCAGGGAGTGGAATGTGGCTCTCTCAGGCCCCCCAGGACCCCCCACAGAGCAAGGGGGGGATTATGGGTTTGGGTTTGTATTGTTTTTAACTTGGTCTCACGAAAGGCCACAAGTGCCCAGGCTGGACCTTGAAGGGATGTTAAGGGCAGCAGGCAGAGCAGGGTTGGCATCCGTCCCCGCCCCCCAACCTGGCTGAACTCCTGTGTCCGCCCGCAGAGCCTCTGCCTGACCGCGGACTCGGACTTCCTGGCTTTGGTCGTGGACCACCCGGAGGGGGCCTGGCGCCGGCCTGGGTTAGCCCTGACCCTGCGGCGCCGTGGAAATGGTAGGCTTTGCCTGGACAGGGACCCGACTGGGTGGCTGCCCTCGACCCAcagaccccaccccacctccgGCCACTGAACCCACGGCGCACGCGCCTCCCCTCTCAGGTGCGCTCCTGAGCACTGCCCAGCTGCAGGCGCTGCTGTTCGGTGCGGACTCCCGCTGCTTCACACGAAAGACCCCAGCCCTGTTACTCTTGCTACCGGCCCGGTCTTCGGCACCGATGCCCGCGCACGGTCGGCTGGACTTGGTGCCCTTCCCGCAGCCCAGGTGCGCGCAGGCTCAGACCTGGGGATGCGGGGAGTGTGGGCACCGCAGCCTTGCGCCCTCACGACCTCCGACTCTGCTGTCCAGGGCTTCCCCGGAGCCAGAGGAGGCACCGCCCAGCGCTGATCCCTTCCTGGAGACTCTCACGCGCCTGGTGCGCGCGCTGCGGGGACCCCCGGCCCGAGCATCGCCACCACGGCTGGCCTTGGACCCGGGCGCACTGGCTGGTTTCCCGCAGGGCCAGGTCAACCTGTCGGACCCCGCGGCCCTGGAGCGCCTGCTGGACGGTGAggagccgctgctgctgctgctgccgccgacGGCAGCCACCACCGGGGTCCCCGCAACGCCGCAAGGTCCCAAGTCCCCTCTGTGGGCCGCGGGACTAGCGCGCCGGGTGGCTGCCGAGCTTCAGGCGGTGGCCGCCGAGCTGCGTGCCCTCCCGGGGCTGCCTCCCGCCGCCCCACCGCTGCTGGCGCGCCTGCTGGCACTGTGCCCGGGAAACCCAGACGGCCCCGGCGGCCCGCTGCGCGCGCTGCTGCTGCTCAAAGCGCTGCAGGGCCTGCGCGCTGAGTGGCGCGGGCGGGAGCGGAGCGGCTCTGCACGGGCGCAGCGCAGCGCCGGGGCCGCGGCTGCAGACGGGCC is drawn from Bos mutus isolate GX-2022 chromosome 7, NWIPB_WYAK_1.1, whole genome shotgun sequence and contains these coding sequences:
- the SF3A2 gene encoding splicing factor 3A subunit 2, with protein sequence MDFQHRPGGKTGSGGVASSSESNRDRRERLRQLALETIDINKDPYFMKNHLGSYECKLCLTLHNNEGSYLAHTQGKKHQTNLARRAAKEAKEAPAQPAPEKVKVEVKKFVKIGRPGYKVTKQRDTEMGQQSLLFQIDYPEIAEGIMPRHRFMSAYEQRIEPPDRRWQYLLMAAEPYETIAFKVPSREIDKAEGKFWTHWNRETKQFFLQFHFKMEKPPAPPSLPAGPPGVKRPPPPLMNGLPPRPPLPESLPPPPPGGLPLPPMPPSGPAPSGPPGPPQLPPPAPGVHPPAPVVHPPASGVHPPAPGVHPPAPGVHPPAPVVHPPASGVHPPAPGVHPPAPGVHPPAPGVHPPAPGVHPPPSAGVHPQAPVVHPPAPAVHPQAPGVHPTPAVHPQAPGVHPPAPGVHPPAPGIHPQPPGVHPPPPGVHPPAPGVHPQPPGVHPSNPGVHPPTPMPPMLRPPLPSEGPGNIPPPPPTN
- the AMH gene encoding muellerian-inhibiting factor, with amino-acid sequence MPGPSLSLALVLSAMGALLRPGTPREEVFSTSALPREQATGSGALIFQQAWDWPLSSLWLPGSPLDPLCLVTLHGSGNGSRAPLRVVGVLSSYEQAFLEAVRRTHWGLSDLTTFAVCPAGNGQPVLPHLQRLQAWLGEPGGRWLVVLHLEEVTWEPTPLLRFQEPPPGGASPPELALLVVYPGPGLEVTVTGAGLPGTQSLCLTADSDFLALVVDHPEGAWRRPGLALTLRRRGNGALLSTAQLQALLFGADSRCFTRKTPALLLLLPARSSAPMPAHGRLDLVPFPQPRASPEPEEAPPSADPFLETLTRLVRALRGPPARASPPRLALDPGALAGFPQGQVNLSDPAALERLLDGEEPLLLLLPPTAATTGVPATPQGPKSPLWAAGLARRVAAELQAVAAELRALPGLPPAAPPLLARLLALCPGNPDGPGGPLRALLLLKALQGLRAEWRGRERSGSARAQRSAGAAAADGPCALRELSVDLRAERSVLIPETYQANNCQGACGWPQSDRNPRYGNHVVLLLKMQARGATLARPPCCVPTAYTGKLLISLSEERISAHHVPNMVATECGCR